Proteins encoded within one genomic window of Haematobia irritans isolate KBUSLIRL chromosome 5, ASM5000362v1, whole genome shotgun sequence:
- the LOC142238634 gene encoding protein NCBP2AS2 homolog has product MVFRILMRYLANNEQLINRMAESYPMRRAAQIAVSLMYRAKDIAHETKLNEITPERFKSFMNLFKTNVKQEIEGVKEEIKKKKF; this is encoded by the exons ATGGTTTTTCGGATACTGATGCGTTATTTAGCCAATAATGAACAATTAATAAATCGAATGGCTGAAAGTTATCCAATGAGGAGAGCTGCTCAAATTGCTGTATCATTAATGTATAGAGCTAAAGATATTGCCCATGAGACAAAACTGAATGAAATTACACCGGAACGTTTCAA ATCCTTTATGAATCTATTCAAAACTAATGTAAAACAAGAAATAGAAGGCGTTAAggaagaaattaaaaagaagaaattttag
- the MED9 gene encoding mediator complex subunit 9, whose amino-acid sequence MDLSPSSEPVDKKPILTADGLIQTTTNSNQATNNNPASGKNILTASKTLDIEILPAIYNIIRCVEKDPKDNSAKQRESQECSQKILELQKRFEAARAQVKLLPGIDYNKEEQLQQLELLRNQLKLKQQLIRKYKDIQF is encoded by the exons ATGGATTTATCGCCCAGTAGTGAACCAGTCGACAAAAAGCCAATACTAACAGCAGACGGCCTTATCCAAACGACTACAAATTCCAATCAAGCTACAAACAATAACCCAGCctctggaaaaaatattttgacagctTCAAAAACTCTTGACATCGAGATATTGcccgctatatataatataattcgcTG TGTAGAAAAAGATCCCAAGGATAATTCAGCGAAACAACGGGAATCGCAGGAGTGCAGTCAAAAG aTTTTAGAACTTCAGAAACGATTTGAAGCTGCACGAGCACAAGTCAAACTCTTACCCGGAATTGATTACAATAAAGAGGAACAGCTCCAACAATTGGAATTGTTACGAAATCAATTGAAACTAAAACAGCAGTTAATACGAAAATACAAGGACATCCAATTTTAG